The genomic DNA ttttgtatacctgtacatagtacagagaggAGTTTACCTGAAGAATACATATCAGGGATATATAATATTCAGGTGTGTGCATAACAGTTGAAATGATATTAGATATTTGTAATGTTATTGTGTGAGCCCAGTGGTAAAAgcagttttttatttatttctactAGTCATTGTGacattatgtttgttgtgcagtctgacagcatccggcaggaaagatctgtgatacctctccttcacacagcaaGGGAGGAGCAGCCgttcactgaaggagctgcccagttgttcaacatggatgacagcttagccatcatcctcccgtttcccaccacctccagtgAATCATCCCAGGATAGaactggccctccttaccagtctttCCTCCGACCAGCAGATTATCACATAAAAGATGGCTGATGGGAAATCTTGTGGTAAatctcagcagcttcacatggAGAGTACTGTGTCTCTGAGATGGCTGATGCAGCTAATTTAACATGTTTATAAGGCCATCAAAAGGGCTAAATAAGACCAAGGCCAACCTTCAAACAGCCAAAAAAGATAAGCAAACATTCCATTATCCTGAACTAGGAAAACCCTTTAATAGAGGCACGTGAATGACTGTTTCAGGGTATTGCAATGGTGAAGTCAATGAGTAGTGTCGGTCCCTTAGTTTGTTATCACACCATCACTACTGTAGATCCTTTACTTTGAGTATAATTCAAGGGCTCTTCTGGGTGAGATCATTTGTGAGTGAGGACGTTGTTCATTTAGGCTCTAAACAATGATATGCCCGTATAAGAGCTATCACTGGTATCACTACTAACTATGTGGTTGTACCTCTGCAGTTGTAAAAGTAAGTCTTTATTTCATTTAGCTGCCTACAATGCTGTGCCTAAAGCTTGCAGGTTATATGTATGTGAAGTGTGTGTATTATATATTGAGTTTGACTGTGGTTACGGTGTGAAGTGAATGCACttttgaaagaaagaaattgtCTTTTTAGCTGCTCTGTGACATCACTCTGTCACCTGTTGAGGCTTTAAGGTCCTTTTAATTGTTGTTTGGTAAGACACAGTCTTTACAAATGTTCAGATATTTTGAGTTTTGTAGActgaaaaaggcaaataaatcCAAATTTGCTAGTATGTATGACGAAAAGATGTAGATTTGAAAGAGTGAACACAGATTTTTGAACGCTACTCTGGCTGTGTTTAACAGGTTAGGTTagtttttttgtgtgaataCTTGATGATCCAGTCCAAAGATGGCGAGCCATCCCCCGGCATTGAGTGTGATGACAATCGTTCTGAGAAGAAATTGAAACTCTAGACAGGCTGGTTTTTGCTGATCCTTTTAAGTGGTTGGACAGAACAGCACTTCATTACTCCTCTGCACATTCTGTAAGAGGAGGCCCATTGGCTTCACACACTTTAAAAGATgtagacagaaagagaaactgAGCCAGATCCACCTGGTAAAcgttttgttcatttttcatgCATTTGGGCTGTTATTTTTGTAATGATATTCATCCAGGTTGAACTAAGGTTCTTTGAGTTTCAGACCATTTTCAATAAAAATTTATGAAaccaaaatgttgcattttaatcCACTTTGCTGTTCTGGTAGAACCTTAGCAGTTGACCCAGGATTTACTTATAATCTCTATACCAACCATGAAAAGGGGTGTTAAATTATAattgtgtggatttatttatgttattttttaaatttgtatttATAGCAGTTAATGATAAAATCACTGATAATTTCATCGTTGTTTCACTCAAATGTTGCGTTCCTGGTTTATCCAATGTGTCTGAActttaataaaagaaataatatTGTCTAACATTGGTATCAGCACAATTTTATTTTGTCACAAATTGTTGGCATCTTCCATTGATCTGCTAGCTGCCTCCCCCTCTATACACTGAAAAAAGCCCCGTCTCTGGAGACAATATGGGGATCgtaaacgtaaaaaaaaaacacgaggGGCACTAAAACATAACAAATCACATTTGGGCCATCACCGACAAGATAGTTCatgggggttggggttggggttggtgcagctgcagatacaaatataaatttACTCACCGAACAGTTGGTTGTTAGCTCAGCCTTTGCATCAGTGTTAGCATAGCACAGATCCACCTTTGACTGCACAAAAAAGGGCACCTAAAATAATCGACTCTTATTCTGAAATCCATTTAATGCATCAAACATCTTTTAAATCAAGATATTCACACACAAAGTGATCCAGTAGCTGCACCAAAAATtctctggtcagcagcatcACTGTTATCTGGACTATAATCTTTCAaaatttgtttgcatttttaggTTTCATGAAATGAAGCCTACAGTGACAGCCATATATGTATTATATAGGACCAGAGGATCAAAGCTAGTAgaagattaaagattaaatgaGTCCAACAAAGCCAGTTTAAGGTTATGATCTGGGTATTTATAAATGATTATTAAACTATGTTActgttaaatgtgatattttcttttacaaaTCTGTCATATTTGAGCAATGGATAATATATCAGTACTTGTAAAGCCATATGCAAAAGTGCATACCTGCACTCCAAGGTATGTTTCCAAGTTCAGACTGACTGTGCTTCTTGAGGCAAAGGCAAACAAGCAGGCAAAGAAGACAATGGGACCTCCAAATGAAGAGTTGCCAGATCCACGTAACTATCTAAAAAAACATGCGGCAGAGCACAGAACTCTACAAAAGTTAGACGTCGAGCGTCACTCGCCCCACGATAATAAGCCCCCAATTCCACCCATGATAGCCCAGCTACCTTTAAAATCACCGTCTGACTTTGTAAAGGAAGCTGTACATAAGGAATATAAAACAACACAGCCGACACCTAAGTGTGCAGTCAACCAAAATGGAGACAAGGTTGTTGTGGAGAATTTTGGACGCCCCATACATGTGAAGCGAAAGGACTATGGGCTTATGCCTCTCtacctgcagaaacacattgaaaaagaaaagaaagataaagaagCTGCAATAAGGGCTGAGAGAGAGCTAAAGGAAAACATTGTGAGGGGAAAATTGGAGGAGCAGCAAGCTACTTTGGAATGCCTGAAGAAATTGTGGAGCAAGCTGAACGAGGAGTACTGTCACCTCCCACTGATCATAGAAACTCGACGTTtgataaataacaaaaaatatCTGGAAGAACGGCTAGCCTGGgtggaaaaaaacatccaatACATGGAGAAATGCAGGGCCAGACACCCATTTCATGCATTCAAAGAGCCACACAGCTCAAACTGCTGATGTGCTACACACATAGCACACACAGGCCAAGTGATCTACACATGGAATGGAGCCGTAACAAAATAGACAGGAAGCTCTCTGAACATCTTCATGCTTAAAGCAACAAGTCAGAGTGATTTCTGCATGTTTTGTTCTGTCTCGGTTTTTGTCTGGTTGTAGAAAATGTAGATGCTTTTTTCCCTACTGATCCAAATACattaaatgctaaatttgaaGTGTCATTTATGTCAGAAAATGGCTCATTAGCTTTCAAAGTAATAATCTTGTCTTAATCTTGTCTGTCACTGCTACCAGTTATATTAACGTGGTGCGTAGTCATAACCAGCCGAGCAGGAAATCTCAGGATTGGGTGGATTTTTGTTGAATCATGCAAATCATATCAGataattctgctgtttttcgTCCCTTTTAACTTGAATATTTGGTTTCTGCAGAAGCATATCTTTCTGTATCTTATGAATGAACCATGGAAGTGTCCAGTTTATTCTCCAACTCTTCCCAAAGTTGCTGGATGGGGTTGAGGCCCAGTCTTTGAGGGGCTATTCATATCCTCAATGTTCCCCTAGATTCCCGTCTGTCACAAGTAGTTCCGGCAAAACTTAGAAGGTTTTCCGTTAATAGCCAAAAAACCCACTAAAATTTCTTAGCCTttaatattaaattattttggCTGATACATTAGAAAGAAAGAATGGAGACAGATTCTAACAAAGATTCAACACGAACGAAATATAACAGTGTGCATGCTTGCAATGAAGGAAATTTCATCTTATATCAAACATTGGAAAAATCTTTATATTCATCCGTGTGGGTGAAGAAACTTTCTCCTGTTCTATTTTCTCCCATCATTAGCTCACATATACAGTAAGTATACATCTTTCTGGGCTTCTATCGCTGAGGAAGCCTTTTTACAAACTGGGATACATCGATAAATAACGAAACACTTTTAATATTGGTCCATTTTATAATGTTAGTGGTCACAGTAACTTTGCATATTCTTGTACATTTTTCAGGTAAAATAtacactataaaaaaaaaacagataagaAACTGGATCAACAGTTTGGGCTTTTACTAGGTTCACCACAGATGGTTCCCATAGCAAAAATGCACATCCAGCAATGTCTACAATTCTCCGGTATACAAGTTTTCCCTctataaatgattaaaatgagaATCCTGACAAGACATGAGATCAAGTCTTAATCACGGCCAGTAAATCAACCATGGAAGAGCAACATCATGAATTCAGACATGTGTGTCTGCACTATTGGGAAACATTGACTGGACAGCAATGCTTTTATTCACCAGTCTAATTAAGATCTGGGTGCACATTTttccatttcacacacacacacacacacacacacatgcacacacacccttttaaACCTTCCTCATCCATTCAAATCTCTATGTTTCTCATTATGAACTAGTTTAAGCAGGTTTGATGTGAGCACACTCTGATTACATGTTGCATAACCAAAGTAGTGAAGGCGAGACATCTATAAGATGGAGGCACTATGGAGGAAGTCAGAAATCAAGGTAAGGAAGGCCCAGCTGACACTGTGGTACCAACAGAATTGAGATGGCTCACAGAAAACCCGGTgacatcctcctcctcgtgaCAGGTGAGATAATAATGCTGAATGCCTTAGATTGTAATTTAcgtattgtttgtttttacatgtGTTTTTTACACTTCAAAATGTTAAATcccgggggggaagggggtgtttAAAGGAGCATGTAAGCTCACACCATTTCCGAGCGTCATCTTTTCATCTCCCCCAGTGTTGTGCATGGTGGCGACAGCGCGAGGAACCGTCTCTACTAGCGACCTACTGGATCGAGTGTCTGAGCACTCAGACATGATTCATTCACTCAGCACGATACTCTCCCAAGATCTGGTCAGTACCTCTGTGCTCCAACGGCCAACCTAGTGAAGGTTATTGTGTTGGTGAGAGGCCCCATAAAGACAGGAGTACAAATCTGTGCCACATTTTGAAGAGTTATTGAAATACTCTTAAAACTATTAGcaaaatgtgtcctttttgtATTTATGTCACACAGCATGTAAAGTATTAACAATCAACTCTCCTCCAAAGCCAGTCAAAAATTCACAATTTAGTGTTTGTCCCAAAAGGTTTATGTCATATATATGATAACCTTCTGTTTCCCCAGGATTCTCAGCTACCTCCAGTGGGCCGGATGCTCCTCCCCCGCCCCTCCATGTGCCACACCTCCTCGCTGCAGACTCCTATGGACAAGGAGCAAGCGCTCCAAATATCGGTGAGGGGCTTTACCTCCTTTTACTCCCCCACTCACTAAAATCTAGAACTGATTAAGAGTATCTGTGGCATATTCATCAGACCATTTTGTTCTGCGTCTGATTGGTTCCTTAGAAGTCGGACCTGTTGTCGCTGGCTCGCTCTCTGCTCCATGCCTGGGCCGACCCTCTGCTGTTCCTGTCCACCTCCGCCATGACCCTGCCTCAGCTGGCTCAGAGCAGCGTGTCTAACAAAAtccaggagctgaagcagcaTTCCCAGACCCTGGGAGATGGTCTGAACATCCTTTCTGACAGGGTGGGTTCTGAAAGCAACCCTCTGAATATGCATCTGTGTAGCATGTTCAATGAAACACGGTTTTAAACCTACTTTTAACCCTTTCCCCTCCCTTCCAGATGGGGCAGGCAGCTCAGGccatctcctctctgccctACAGTGGAGGCAATGACTTGGGCCAAGACAAAATCTCCAAACTCATCAATTTGCATTTCCTTTTGTCCTGCTTCCGTCGGGACTCCCATAAAATTGACAGCTTCCTCAAAGTCCTACGTTGCCGGATGGCAAACATGGTACCAGAGATGTGCTGAAGAGGAAGTAGCAGGCTTTGCTCTGCATTTAGCCTGTGTCTAAGCACAACCATGCTAGTCGCTAAAAGTTTGATCTTTCTTAAGGTTGAGGAGAGGAGCTCATCAGAGGGTCATTGCTCAGCCTGCAGTATTCGCTCAGAGTGactcaaacagaaaaatgatgaTGTCTATTGAGAAATTGCCGTATTTGCACTTTAAGTATGCTTGCGTGAAAGAAAACTTGCTTCTTTACAACGTGTATGTGAATTAAAATCTTTTCTGGCAAAGCTTATCGGTTAGATTTTTCTTCTGTGTCTAGTGTCAGATGTTTTAACAGAACCACTGATGGTCTGTGTTTATTTAGTTCTGTACATGAAGGACACTGCACCTTAGAACGACCTTGTTTGTGGCTGCATGGTTCCTTAAGAAGACATGGAATGTTTTAATAGGGTGCCAAAAATATCTCACATCTAAACATCAACTCCAACCAGGAGCTTATGAGCTTCTAAGTGGCACAAATAGAACAAGACCTCCCTCCTGTTTGCTCATGCTTACTTGCTATTGCCTCCTCCTAAATGCCTCCTCGGTTTTGAATGTCGGGGTGCTgaaggattttgttttttgataATTGTCATTTCCATCTGAAGTCATCCCAAAGGGTAGCAGACAGGGTGGGGCAGATGTGCTCTCTAAACCAAGAGGTGGGGATATAAAGACGGTGAGCATCTGCTTAATTTGTAAATCCATTTTCGACACAGGATGGCTCAACCAAACTTAGTTGATTTGATACTAATTGGCCATTTCTATTTACTGTGATATTCTACTATTATTGCATTTGTTGTCGTTAGTTTTACAGTATCCTGAAGCCCTCCCCTCTCTTGTAAACCGACACCTCCGTCGCTTCTCCGTCTGCGCCCGTCTGACAGATCCGGATCCTCCAGCATGAAGAACAAACAGGAGGACCAGCGGGTCCAAACAGCTCAGCCAGCCGACATGTCGAGCTTCGAGGTGACCGTCCAGCAGCTCAACGACCTGCTGACGGACGAGAGCGGCTTCTACAGCTGGCCGACCAAACACTTCCACGAGGTTTACCCGCGGATCTACGTCGGCAACGCGTGAGTCAGTGTTGTTGATGTGGATCTGAGGGATCTGATCAGGTTTTCTTCACAGTTAGAACTGTCCTCCTCCAAATGAGGTCAGCCAGTCCGAGCAAAAGATCCTTCCAGAATTAGCGCCTTTCTATGAATAGAAACATATTTAGGAAGCAGTAGAGCATGTGTATTTTAATCATAGGCGTTTTAATTATAAGAACTCATAAAATTAGTTTATTATGTTGCGGCGTATTGGATGTTTTTTAAACCTCTCGTTGCAAATAGTAGTTAAAAATAACCCCCATACAGCAGTAAACACTAATAGTGAATtaattgaatgaatgaatattgaaaaaatgctgtttttgttgctttaaatGCACTTATGAGAGCATAACTACTCTTGTGAGTGTAATAAAATGGCAATAAAAGTTTAGCACATGTTTTTGAAACCATGCACTGACATTGCTATGAggaaaaagcaaatatttgttGTGATTGGTTTCATTATGTGAGCCATTGTTACCGACTGTTTTTAACTACTTTCATATCAGCTGAGTCTCAATCCTCACATTTAATTAGGCTGAGTGGAAATAATAAGGTTATAGGATTGAATTCATTCCCTCAGTGAGTAGCCCAGAGTGACCAATCTGAAAAACTGGCTCTTGAGGAGTCATTTTGTggggaaaaatgttttttccatgCACAGGAGTCAGGTCCAGACATCATAtctatcatttattcattctgtATTTCAGGCTCTGGGAGCAGATGTGTTGCTGAAACTTTAAAGCTGTCTTGCTCCAGCCGTGACTCATAGCTGTGTATTTCTGGGTTCCCAACCCCGGTGCGCTCTCTCTCCTGCCTTCACTCCTGAGAATGTCGCGTTGGACTGAGCAGACGCGTCAGGTTCGAGCAGATTTCTTAACAAACACAGACGGAAGCACAGCCTGAGCCCCTCAGCTCCGGTTCCATCGTCTCCTCTCAAagtgtgctgctgttgttgaagaGTGACATTGTCTCAGTCTGCTCTATTTTTAGCTGCCTGTGGGAGGTGATATGTGGCGCGCTAGTCTCGAAGCAGCAGATCTGCTGCCGCCAAATCCAAATTCAATTACAACAAGCACAGCAGCAAAAGGCATCGGAGATGTGACACTGCGCTGCAAGATGTGTCAGTAcagttaaaagttaaaagaagCGTTGTTTCACTCGTGCATTCAGACAAGACTGCATTAAGATAGAACGATTTGTTCAGTTTAAATATAGAGCCGTGCAATAATGGCtctaaatcaatcaatcaatctttatttatatagcttctgttacaatcaaaattgtttctagttactttccagaatcccagggcctgaccccagacaagcaacagtggcaaggaaaaactcccctttaacaggaagaacccttgagcaggaccaggctcatgtagggggaccctcctgctgatggccagctgggtaaagagagaggagaaggggggaggagaattggggaggacaggtagaggagagagtaggcagagatcagggaaatacgtTATTGTACcctataagagtagagtgggtcagcagggtcggaggttgGCAGACCAGcgtacagctataaaggcggctagacctgttgatgaatacggggggggctatagcagcataactaagatgttaacctaataattagacgatcccctaagtatgataattatttctaggataataactggaactacaaaattacggacaataagctttttcaaagaggaaggttttaagtctgatcttaaaagtagagatggagtcagcctcccgtacctggacagggagctggttctgaTTTGTGTAAAGtatgaaagaagaagaggagactCCTCCACTGTGAGCAGTAGCTCAAAAGTGTATATTGGATGACCTTCTGCTCCACCTCCGCTCTGAAGACTCCTACCTGCGGTATTCACACTGTCACTGTCGTATATTGAGCGCTTGAGCTCGGCATCATGGGAGAAGGTGgaaaaatggacaaatgtgtCGGAGGTGTTGAAAGTAATTAtaagtaaaacaaataaatccacgGGCTTCTGAAGAGCATCATTAAACAAACGAAAGACAAACAAGAAAATGTGGAAAGTGAAATTTGGAAATGATCCCttgtgtaataataataataatatccaAGGAAGAAGACCCCCgttgggttttcttcttccttgttcttcatccttccttccttccttgtcGTTATTTAAGCAATCAGAAAGCATTTTGAATAATGATTGCCTTTTACCGTCTTTTGCCATCACAGCACCCTCTGTGTGATTTCATCTGCATTTTGATTAGCACGTTCTCCTTTAGCTCCCGTCTCGCTTGAATACATAAAGAAGCCAACAGGGGTTTTCATGGCGTTTCACATTGatgcatgtgggtgtgtgcggCAAACAGAGGTCCGCTCTTGAACTTTGGTGATCAGTGAAAGGTGAGCACAACAGTGCTGCATGGGACTGAGGGCAAGACTGTCTCCAAATCCTTCATAATCCTTCACTGTTAGATTTTAAAAGGGTTTATTTTAACTCGGGGGGCCCTTTGACACATGCACTGTAACTGTGACTTGATGGTAATTCTGGAACTGTGAGGTCCTACCTGCAAGAGGAATGTTGAAGGAGCCTGCACCACAGTGTGGCTGGGTGGAAAATAGGGATATTTACCAGGGGTTGTCCAAAGGAACAGTTTGCTTATGCAACTAATGCATTTATAAATGCAGGTAAAGGAATGATGCTTCTGATAATGTTTCTCCCAGCCTGCGCTTTTTACCTTCATCTGgtgtcattttcttcttcttctttatagTTAATTC from Takifugu rubripes chromosome 5, fTakRub1.2, whole genome shotgun sequence includes the following:
- the prl gene encoding prolactin precursor, which gives rise to MAHRKPGDILLLVTVLCMVATARGTVSTSDLLDRVSEHSDMIHSLSTILSQDLDSQLPPVGRMLLPRPSMCHTSSLQTPMDKEQALQISKSDLLSLARSLLHAWADPLLFLSTSAMTLPQLAQSSVSNKIQELKQHSQTLGDGLNILSDRMGQAAQAISSLPYSGGNDLGQDKISKLINLHFLLSCFRRDSHKIDSFLKVLRCRMANMVPEMC